The genomic DNA GTTCAGGATGGCATGTGCGAATGGCAATAAAAGCGCGCGTTTTATTTGGTGGTGCCCTTTTTTTGGTTCGTTTTTTTGGGCAAGCAAAAAAATGAACGTACGCCATGCTAAACAGGCGGCAGCAGTTTTTATGCACAATATTTATTTGGTGCGCGGCAAGAAAACCGCGCACCAAATAAATATTATTGTGCTGAACTCCAGCGGATTATTTAACGAGGTATACCGCGTAGGTCTCTACAAAAGAAACGCCTTGCACGCGCACCAGGTAGCGTCCACTGGCGAGATGTCCGCTGTCGATGCGCACCTGATGCATGGTATTGGCAGAGGCCCATCCATCAAACGCCGTACTGATCTGCTGCCCGAGCAAGTTTACCAGCGTTACGGTTACCTGTTGGTCTTGCTGTACGCTAAAGGAAAGGCTTGTTTCCGGGTTGTACGGGTTTGGATACGGTGCCTCAATGAAGTACGGTCTTTCGAGCGTTGCAACGCGATGTACTTCTTTGCTCCAGGCAAAAGTGCCGTCAAAATCGACCTGCTTGATCCGGAATCCATGCCGGCCCGGTGCAGCGAGTGCTACGTTGAACGTGTATGCTTGCTGCTGCGTAGTTGTCCCTGCACCAGGTACCCAACCGATCCGTTCAAATGTGCGGTCTGCCGTACGGTGATACACTTCAAAGCCGGCGTTATTGGTCTCTGATGCGGTTGTCCATTTGACAGTAGCTTCGTCACCATTCATCACAACATCAAAATCAACCAGTTCAACGGGTAGCGTACCGCTATCAACGGTGCCGGGCGTGCCGAGGTCATCGCAAAGTGGACACTCGAGGTTGCTGTAGTTGCCGGCGCGTTCAAACGCTTCAATCCAGTTATCCCCATCATTGTTGTCATCTTCTGGCCCACCTGTGTAGAGCAGGGATGCCCCGTTTGGCGAAGGAAACGTCTCATCATCATCGTATTCAACGCGGTCAATCTCGGTCTCCTCCGCATTGAACAAAATGATCGCGTCCTCTTTGTTGCCAAGTGCCATGTTTGTGTACTGGTAATCACACCCTACATCACCATTCAGATCACGTTCTTCATTTTTGCACAGCATGAGTGTGTTGTGCGGCTGAATCGTGACGCCGGCCGCAATGGTGTGTGCGTCTGTACCAAGGTCTTGCAGGACCCAACCGCCTAAATCGATGGCATCATCCGTTACATTAAACAGCTCAAACCACTCGCCGGCAGAGTCATTGACGTCATCCGGGTTTTTCATGATTTCAGTGATGATTACAGAAGGCGCCAGCGGCTCTTCGTTAACAGGCAACTCAAACAAAGCCTCTACTTCTTCTGCGGAAAGGGCACGGTCGTAAATGCGGATATCATCTATACCACCCTGCCAGGGCAAAGAGTTCACCCCAAGGTCATAAGTACCAATTGCGGCACTGTAATCACCATTAACCATGGCCGGCCCACCCTCTCCGATAAACGTACCTGCTTCTGCTGTACCGTTTACGTAGATGACCATATCTGTGGCGCCACTGACAACCGCGGTTACATGCACCCATGTTTCTGGCTGCAACACGCTGGTACCAACAACGCCGCGCCGGCTCTGTGGGCCAGGCAGGCCGCCATCACCAAAAGAAACAGACGCCGTCCCGTCATCCAGGGTAGCCATCCAAAAGCCCGTGTATTGCGTAGCGTTATCGTTTGAAACAAAGATTTCGCGGACATCTTCTGTCAGCGCTTTGGGTTCGAGCCAAACAGAGATAGAAAAAGGTAGCGACAGGTTGGTGAATGCATTGCCTATAGAGACAAAGTCATCAATGCCGTCAAAATCGTAGGCGCTATCCGGATTGCCACCGCGATCAGCGCGCAATGCCAGTCCACCTGCCGGCTTGCCATGGTGGTTGTTGCCGCTTTCATCTTCAGTGTTGCTATTAAAGGGATAGTAGGCAATCAGCCCGGCTTCGATGTCTACTTGTGCATGCGCAAGAGGCGCTTTGAACAAAAATACAGCACAAAGTAACAGGAATAAAATGCGATAGGATTGCATGGTAGCTAGATAATTTGGCTAGAAAAGCGTGTGTGGGAATTGATCTGCGTCTATACAGCTTTTCGTCACAACAACGGCACAGGCTGAAACTGCTGCAGCCGTTTGTTATACATGGAGGAGACAGGTACCAGAGAGATTGCTGCGGGTAAAAAAATAGCATCTGGCTACAATAAACGTTTTTTACAACGCGTTATGTAAGCACAAAATGCACATGCGTCACCCTTAAATGTGCATCCAACAAGTATTAGACATCCTTTCATTTGAATTAAATTGCTACCATCATGTTTGCTATCACCCGGCACAGCATCCGTCCCTTCGTTATTGCCTTCCTCTTCCTCTTTTGCACAAGCCTTACAGCCGTTGCTCAAAATGAAACGGTAACCCAAAATGATTTTGTAATGCGTACCGGCGGTGCCAATATGGTTTTGCTTTCGGTAGCCGGCGGCGCCCTGATCGTTGAAGGAGAAGACGAGGCGCGCGTCACGCGGCATGTCACAACAAACAGCAGCGCGGATACGCCGAAATTTCAGGCCGGCGACAAGATTATCTATCTCAATGGAGAGCGTATAGAATCAGCATCCCAACTCCGTTCGCTGTACCAAGAGGTAGCCGTAGGAGACGAGGTAAAAATGGGCGTACAGCGCGGCGACACCAAGATGATCAAGACGTTCATCAAACCCGAACCCCAACAACGGTATGAAAGCGCAGACGGCAACCAGGTCGTCAACTTGAGCACATCAAACATGGCAGTTGGCAATATGGCGAACTACAAAAACATAACGATGTGGAGAGCCGGCTTCATTGTTGGCGAAGAAGATGGCCGCGTTCTAATTGGTGCCCCCCTCCCCATCAACGGCAAAGCAGAAGCCCTATCTGACCTGAAAGCCGGCGACGAATTACTCGCCATTAACGACACAAAAATCACCACTGCGAAGCAGGTTGAAAAAGTGTATGGCGCAATCAACGTGGGCGATGATGTCACAGTGGAATACAAAAGCGACGACAGCGTCGAGAAGGTTATGTTCAAAAAACCGGCTGCACCCAACATGCGCATGCGCATGGGGCCACGCCAGCGTGTCAGCCAACAGTAAGCAAGGTATTTCGCCACCCTCAGACCCCTAGACCATGTTTCGACTCCTGGTAGAAAAAGAGTTGCGCGACCTGCTTGGTACCCCGCGCTTTGTGCTCACGTTTGCCATATCTGCGCTCCTGATTATCCTTGCCTTCTTTATGGGGGCAAAAAACTACCAACTGATGGAGCAGCGGTACATATCTGCTCAACAGGAAAACAACCGGCAAATTGAATCGCTGACAACGGAGCAGTGGATGATGGTCTCGCCAACCATTTTTGTCCCACCAAGTGCGCTAGCAGCGCTGGTTTCAGGCGTTTCCAACGATATCGGACGCAGTGTCCCAATCCAGGGGCGCGGTGAACTGAACTTGGAGAACAGCTACTTCAGCGACAATACTTCCGCTGCTGTTTTCAGGCTACTCGACCTGGAGTTTGTCTTTACCATCGTATTCTCACTCTTTGCCATTCTCTTTTGCTACAACGCGGTGAATGGCGAAAAAGAACAGGGTACCTTACGGCTCCTTTTTTCAAACAGCCTGGCCCGCGACCAGTACATTCTCGGCAAAATTGCCGGCTCTTTTCTGGCGCTGGGCCTGCCCCTGCTTGTCCCGATTCTCATCGGCTGCCTGTTGTTTATGTTGATGGGCATTCCCATGACTGGTGACGACTGGATTCGGCTTGCCGGCATCATCGCTTGTGGCTTCCTCTTTTTCGGGGTTTTTGTGATGATTTCGATTTTTGTATCTGCGCTCACGGTCCGTTCATCTTCATCGTTTATTTTACTGCTGGTCATCTGGATTCTGACCATCCTCATTATCCCGAGGACGGCTGTGCTGTTTGCCGGTCGGGCCGTCGAGGTCCCGTCAGTGGATGAGATTTCGTATCAGAAGCGGCAATTGCAATCGCAGCTTGTGCAGGAAGACATGAAGGCACTCGCCAAAGCCCTCGGCGGCGAAAGCGATGGCGGCAGCATCAGCTTTGAATTCAGGGAAGAGAGCACTTCACAGGAAGAGGCGCAGGAACGCATGGAAGAGCGCATGAACAAGTTCAGAGAAACACAGGAAGAGCTTGCAGATGCCCGCGAAGAAAAAATGGCTAACCTGAGCGAACGCCTTAACACAGAACGGTACAACCGGCAACGCATCCAGCAAAAATGGGCATTTGGCCTGTCCAGAATTTCGCCGGCTTCAGCCTTTACCCTTGCAATAACCAACCTCGCCGGCACCTCACTTGATGCAGAGGATCAATTTATGCAGGCGGCCAATGACTACCAGCAAGTATTCCGGACGTTTCAGGAAGAGAAAGCCGGCATGAGCGGTGGGGGCGGCTTTATGATTGTTATGCGGACCAATAACGAAAACGAACCGCCCCCTGAAGCCATCAAAATTAGTGAGGTGCCGGTGTTTGAATACGCGTCGCCCCGGTTGGCTTCTATTGCGCCATCGCTGTCACTCGACATCGGGCTGCTTGTCTTCTTCAACCTCTTCTTCTTTGCTGCCGCCTTTGTGGCGTTCCTGAAATACGACGTGCGCTAATCCGCACCATCGCCTGCCACCAACCTTGTAATACCCGGATCCATGTTTCTGACCCTAGTTGAAAAAGAGCTCAAGTACCTCCTGCTGAGCCCGAAATTCACCGCTACCTTCCTCGCCTGTACGATACTCACGCTACTCAGTATCCAGGCCGGCATCATGGAATACAACAACGGCCGGGCACAATACGACGCTGCTACGGCCCTCGTCAGCCAGGAACTGAATGAAGCAGAACGCTGGCATCAGGTTGGCGGACGCCAACGCGTATTTCGTGAGCCCAAGCCGGTTCAAATTTTCGTTTCAGGTGTACATTTCGACATTGGCCGTTACTCCGTCATCAGTTCCTGGCAGGACATCAAACTGCGGCAAAGCGCCTATTCCATTGAGCCCCTTTTTGCGGTCTTCAGGGCTATCGACTTCCTGTTCATTGTCCAGGTCGTGTTATCTCTGCTAACCATTGTCTTCTCATACGACTTGATCTCTGGTGAAAAAGAATCAGGTACCCTCAGGCTTATGCTCTCGAATGCGGTACCCCGCACCACGTACATCGCAGCAAAATTGAGTGGCGCATGGTTGGGGCTAATGGTACCGCTGCTGATCCCGCTTGCGCTTGGCATATTGCTTATCCTCATTCAGCGCATTCCATTTACGCCAGATGATTGGCTGCATATTGCTGCCCTAGCCGGCTATGCTGCCCTATACCTGACAGCCTTTCTCAGCGTCGGCCTGCTGGTTTCTACCCTCACCCATCAATCCAACCTGTCTTTCCTGATCTTGCTGGTATTCTGGATATCGATGGTGCTCGTTATACCGCGCGGCGGTATGATGATCGCTTCACAGCTTTACGACGTCCCGTCAGCAACAGAGATAGAAAGCCAAAAAGAAGGGTTTGCCCAGGAGCAACGGACGCAGTTCTTTGAAAGGATTAGCGAAGCGGCCCGAGAGCGCAATCAGGCGACTGCTGGCATGACAGAAGAAGAAAGAGAACAATACAATGAGGACAATGAATGGGACCAGATGCTGGCCTCCGAAGATATGCAAAAGGATATGGACGAAGCCATCGCAGAGTACAACCGCAAGATTGACGAAGACGCCGCCAATAAAAGGCAAGAACAGCAGCGGTTTGGGTTTATGTTATCCCGTTTCTCTCCTGCCGCAGCGTTCCAACTTGCAGGTATGACCCTTGGGCAAACAGATATCGGTCTGAAGCAACGCTACCTGACCGCCCTATCGGAATACCGTAGCACTTTTCGCGCCTACATCGATGAAAAGAGTCCATCGGGCGGGATTGTTATGGGCGGCCAACCTTCGCCGGCAGATAAACCAGATCTGACAGACATGCCGCAGTTCACGGCGCCGGCGCTGGCGAGCCCTATAAGTCAAACCCTGCCAGATGCATTGATTCTGTTCCTGTTTGTCTCAGTAGCTACGGTGATGAGCTTTGTGACATTCAACCGCTATGATGTCCGGTAATGCACTAATTACCGAGCGTGGGGCGATAAAAAGCAAGTACAGCTTCTTCATCTAATTCGTCTGTAGCAGACATCGCAAGGCCTTTGATATCTGAATCGCGTACTTGCTGCATTATGCTATTGTACAAATCCATCGGGGTATCCATAGCAAACTTGAGTGATACATACACTTCCGTTTGCGCACTCAGTAGCCCCAGTTGGTCGTGGATTTCATTGAGCGCCACCGGATGCCCGGCCAGATAAATTTGCGCTGCTGAAACAACCTCCATTTTCACAACCGAAGCAACCGGATTTGTCAGAGAATCTGCCTGTTCACAGCTACTGAACAGAACGGCAAGCAACAGGAGATGTAGAAGCCAAATGTGTTTCATTATGTGCTCTTTGCTGGATGAGTGACCCAATCAAAAGACCCTTAACAGTGATTGAAGTTGCTATCAGAAGAAGTACTGCCAGGATAACGCACAATCAATTCCCGGACACACGCAGCGGCTCTGTCCAGTCATTAGAACCCATGCCGCCGATGTAATCTGCCGGCTCAAACCAGTCAAGGGCTGCAGCACCCGGATCTGCGGGATAGGCATTGCCCTGGCTGTTCAGCATAAAGTTGGGGGCCGCGAGGCTGAAGGGGTTTTGCATGAAGTTGTCAGTGCCCACTTCATTACGCGCTACATCATTGAGGAATAATTCGTTTTCTCCACAGCGGTTGGTGAAGTCACGGTCGTTTGAAGAAAAGTATGTATTGCGCATCAGGATGCTGCCATTTTCGATATACAAGCAGGATGCAGAATCATCAATCCAGAACCCTTTCTGCTTATGATTAAAGACAATGCCATTCACAAGCGTAGCAGCTGTACCTAATGTCAGCTTTATCCCGTCGCGGCCCACCGACCGATCAGGAGATCCCATCAAGGAAAAATTGTAAACGGTGGGCCCGGAACGCGGTTCGAGGTCGAGGGATGCGTCCCAGGGTGTTACGTTGGTGCCGAAAACACCCGAATCAGCCTGGTCATTACACTGCTGGGCAATCCAGAATTGCCCCCTGCCCTGCCAGCCATCATGCCAGGCGAACCCGTGTTCTGCCGCACAGGTCGATAAAGCATTACGCAGATCAACCG from Bacteroidota bacterium includes the following:
- a CDS encoding LamG-like jellyroll fold domain-containing protein — protein: MQSYRILFLLLCAVFLFKAPLAHAQVDIEAGLIAYYPFNSNTEDESGNNHHGKPAGGLALRADRGGNPDSAYDFDGIDDFVSIGNAFTNLSLPFSISVWLEPKALTEDVREIFVSNDNATQYTGFWMATLDDGTASVSFGDGGLPGPQSRRGVVGTSVLQPETWVHVTAVVSGATDMVIYVNGTAEAGTFIGEGGPAMVNGDYSAAIGTYDLGVNSLPWQGGIDDIRIYDRALSAEEVEALFELPVNEEPLAPSVIITEIMKNPDDVNDSAGEWFELFNVTDDAIDLGGWVLQDLGTDAHTIAAGVTIQPHNTLMLCKNEERDLNGDVGCDYQYTNMALGNKEDAIILFNAEETEIDRVEYDDDETFPSPNGASLLYTGGPEDDNNDGDNWIEAFERAGNYSNLECPLCDDLGTPGTVDSGTLPVELVDFDVVMNGDEATVKWTTASETNNAGFEVYHRTADRTFERIGWVPGAGTTTQQQAYTFNVALAAPGRHGFRIKQVDFDGTFAWSKEVHRVATLERPYFIEAPYPNPYNPETSLSFSVQQDQQVTVTLVNLLGQQISTAFDGWASANTMHQVRIDSGHLASGRYLVRVQGVSFVETYAVYLVK
- a CDS encoding PDZ domain-containing protein yields the protein MFAITRHSIRPFVIAFLFLFCTSLTAVAQNETVTQNDFVMRTGGANMVLLSVAGGALIVEGEDEARVTRHVTTNSSADTPKFQAGDKIIYLNGERIESASQLRSLYQEVAVGDEVKMGVQRGDTKMIKTFIKPEPQQRYESADGNQVVNLSTSNMAVGNMANYKNITMWRAGFIVGEEDGRVLIGAPLPINGKAEALSDLKAGDELLAINDTKITTAKQVEKVYGAINVGDDVTVEYKSDDSVEKVMFKKPAAPNMRMRMGPRQRVSQQ
- a CDS encoding ABC transporter permease, which produces MFRLLVEKELRDLLGTPRFVLTFAISALLIILAFFMGAKNYQLMEQRYISAQQENNRQIESLTTEQWMMVSPTIFVPPSALAALVSGVSNDIGRSVPIQGRGELNLENSYFSDNTSAAVFRLLDLEFVFTIVFSLFAILFCYNAVNGEKEQGTLRLLFSNSLARDQYILGKIAGSFLALGLPLLVPILIGCLLFMLMGIPMTGDDWIRLAGIIACGFLFFGVFVMISIFVSALTVRSSSSFILLLVIWILTILIIPRTAVLFAGRAVEVPSVDEISYQKRQLQSQLVQEDMKALAKALGGESDGGSISFEFREESTSQEEAQERMEERMNKFRETQEELADAREEKMANLSERLNTERYNRQRIQQKWAFGLSRISPASAFTLAITNLAGTSLDAEDQFMQAANDYQQVFRTFQEEKAGMSGGGGFMIVMRTNNENEPPPEAIKISEVPVFEYASPRLASIAPSLSLDIGLLVFFNLFFFAAAFVAFLKYDVR
- a CDS encoding ABC transporter permease subunit, with amino-acid sequence MFLTLVEKELKYLLLSPKFTATFLACTILTLLSIQAGIMEYNNGRAQYDAATALVSQELNEAERWHQVGGRQRVFREPKPVQIFVSGVHFDIGRYSVISSWQDIKLRQSAYSIEPLFAVFRAIDFLFIVQVVLSLLTIVFSYDLISGEKESGTLRLMLSNAVPRTTYIAAKLSGAWLGLMVPLLIPLALGILLILIQRIPFTPDDWLHIAALAGYAALYLTAFLSVGLLVSTLTHQSNLSFLILLVFWISMVLVIPRGGMMIASQLYDVPSATEIESQKEGFAQEQRTQFFERISEAARERNQATAGMTEEEREQYNEDNEWDQMLASEDMQKDMDEAIAEYNRKIDEDAANKRQEQQRFGFMLSRFSPAAAFQLAGMTLGQTDIGLKQRYLTALSEYRSTFRAYIDEKSPSGGIVMGGQPSPADKPDLTDMPQFTAPALASPISQTLPDALILFLFVSVATVMSFVTFNRYDVR